The genomic window CCATGGTCAGGCAGGCTGCGGCGACATCCCGCGCCGGGGTCGGTCCGCCGTGCTGATCGGCCACCACGCGCAATTCGTCGCGTTCGCCGCCCAGCCGCAGCATGGTGCGGACGAAATTGTTGCCATGGGCCGAAAACACCCAGGATGTGCGCAACACTGCCCATTGCCCGCCCTGCGCGGCGATCCCCTGTTCGCCGGCCAGCTTGCTGGCACCATAGACGCCCAGCGGGCCCGTGGGGTCGCCCTCGCGCCACGGGCGCTGGCCCTCGCCGGCAAAGACGTAATCCGTGGACAGATGCAGAAACGGGATCGCTCTGCGCACGCAAGCCGCGGCCATGGCGGTCGGCGCGGCGGCGTTCACCGCATGGGCCAGTTCCGGTTCGGATTCGGCCCGATCGACGGCGGTATAGGCAGCGGCGTTGATCACCATATTGCAATCTGCATCCGCGATCAGCGCCGCGCAGGCCGCGGGATCGGACAGGTCCGCCGCCTGCCGGTCCAGATAGAGGGCATCTGGGGCCAGGTGCTGCAGTTCGCGGGCCACCTGGCCGCTGCGGCCAAAGACCAGCAGCCGCGTCATCCCCGGCCCAGCCTTTCGCCCACCCCCTGGCGCGACAGCAACGGTCGCCACCAGCTTTCGTTGTCGAGATACCAGGCGACGGTGCGGCGCAGGCCCTCCTCGACCGTGACCGAGGGGCGCCAGCCCAGCTCGTCGCGGATGCGACCGGGATCGATGGCATAGCGACGGTCGTGGCCGGGACGGTCGGCAACAAAGGTAATCAGCCGGTCATGCGGGGCGCCTTGCGGCCGCAGCCGGTCCATTTCGGCGCAGATCGTGCGCACCAGATCGATGTTTCTGGCCTCGTTCTCGCCGCCGATGTTGTAGCTGCGTCCGATCTGGCCGCGCTCCAGCACCAGCAACAGGGCATCGGCGTGATCCTCGACATAAAGCCAGTCGCGCACATTGCCGCCATCGCCGTAAACGGGGATCGGCCGGCCGTGCAGGGCGTTCAGGATCACCACCGGCACCAGCTTTTCGGGGAAATGATAGGGGCCGTAGTTGTTCGAGCAATTGGTCAGGACCACCGGCAGCCCGTAGGTTTCGTGCCAGGCGCGCACCAGATGGTCCGAGGCCGCCTTGCTGGCCGAATAGGGGCTGCGCGGATCATAGGGGGTGTCCTCGGTGAACTTGCCGCTTTCACCCAGTGACCCGAAAACCTCGTCGGTCGAGATGTGGTGAAAACGGAAATCATCGGGCCTTCCGCGACCCTGCCAATAGGCGCGTGCTGCCTCCAGCAGGTGATAGGTTCCGGTGACATTGGTTTCGACAAAGGCGCCGGGCCCGTCGATCGAACGGTCGACATGGCTTTCGGCCGCCAGATGCATGATCGCCTGCGGCTGATGGCGGGCCAGCACCGCATCCAGAGCCTGACGGTCGCGGATATCGACCTGCTCGAACGCATAAAGCGGGCTCTGCGCGACCGACGCCACGTTTTCGGGGTTGGCGGCATAGGTCAGCGCATCCAGGTTCACCACCTGATGGCCGCGGGCAACCGCCAGACGGACAACGGCCGAGCCGATGAAGCCCGCACCGCCGGTCACCAGAATCTTCATAATCTCGCCTCGTAATCGAATGGGCCTTGATAGACGAAAGGGGAATGGAAATCGGCCAGCGCCGGCGCGGCGGCATCGCGCGGCGAGAGGATCGGCGCCTGCGTCAGCCCCCAGTCGATGCCGACCGAATTCCAGGCGACGGCACCGTCGCAGTCCGGCGCATAATAGTCGCTACATTTGTAGATGATTTCCGTATCCTCGGCCCGGGTGACGAAACCATGCAGAAATCCCGCAGGCACCCACAGCTGACGCCCGTTTTCAAAGGACAGTTCCTCGCCATGCCAGCGCCCATAGGTCGGGCTGCCCCGGCGGATGTCGACCGCCACGTCGAACAGCCGGCCCCGGCCACAGCGCACCAGCTTGCCCTGCGCATGGGGGGGCGCCTGAAAGTGCAGCCCCCGCAGCGTGCCGCAAGTTGCTGACATCGAGTGATTGTCCTGGACGAACTCGGGCAGGTCCAGACCTGCCTCTGCCAGGGTGCGGCGGTTCCAGGTTTCCGCGAAAAAACCGCGCGCATCGCCGAATCGACGCGGAGTCAGCACCAGGACGCCGGGAAGCGGGGTCTTTTCGATCTGCATTGACGGCAACCATCACACTGCGCGCCCGCACACCTATGCGCAAAGCGCCGGGCGCTGGCAAGGGCCAGCGAATATCCGACGGGCGCTGGCGATTAAAATGCCCGGGGAAATCCGCGTGACTTCGCGGACAGGCAGGGCAGTCTGGCCTGTGTCCCCTTCGGGCCGCGTCACCCTGAATCTGGAACCATGCGCTATACCCACGTCGCCACCTATATCGGATCGCAAGGCAGTTTCGTGACCGGGGTCACGGACCTGCTGCTGCGGACCGACACAAACGGGCTGGTGCTCTACAGCGTGACGCGTCTGGGCGGGGGCATGGCGGCCTATCGCATCGCGGATCCCGATCAGGGGCTGACCATGCTCTCGGCCCGGGCGTATTCGCCGCTGTTGCGCTATGCCGGTGCGCCCGAAATCAGCGTGATCGACCTGGGCGTGGGCGCCACGCTGTTCAGTCCCGGCCTGATCAACGCCATGGGTCAAGGCGCCGTATTGGCACCCGATGGCGGCTTCGGCAGCACGGTTTATTTTCAGGGCGCGGGCAGGCTGCCCGCCGGCGTCATCCACCTGGGCCAGTTCCAGACCTCGGGCGGCAAGTTCCTTTATTCGGCCCGCGATGGGCAGATGGCGGTGGACATCTGGCGGTTGGGGGCCGGCGACAGTCTGACGCTGGTTGCGACCGCCAAGCTGCCCCAGAACGGGATCAAGGGCGCCGAGATCAGCGACATCACCGTCGTGACCCTGGCCGACCGAAGCTATCTGCTGGCGGTTTCGGCAATGGGGAACCAGATCCTCAGCCAGCAGATCGGGGTCGACGGCCGCCTGGGGCCATTGCAGATCACCGGCGCCGACCGTGGTCTGGGGATGAATCAGCCCAGCCACATCGCCGTTCTGCAGGTCGGGGGCGTGCCCTATGTCGTCGTTGCCTCGGCGCAAAGTTCGTCCCTGACCACGTTCCGGCTGACCTATGATGGCGAGCTTCAGCCGATCGACCATGTGATCGATGAACTGGGCACCCGCTTTCAGGCCGCCACCGCCATGGCGACGCTGATGCTGGATGGCCGCGCCTTCATCTTTGTCGGCGGTGGAGATGACGGGCTGAGCATCTTTACCCTGCTGCCTGACGGCCGGCTGCTGCATCTGCAGACGCTGATCGATACCGACGGCCAGACACTGGCCGATGTCTCGGCCATCTCGGCGGCGGTGGTCAATGGGCGCATCGTGCTGCTGGTCGCCTCGCACACCGAAGCGGGCCTGACCCAGTTCGTGTTCGAGCCCGGCCCGATCGGCCTGACCCGCGTGGTCGGCGCCGATGTGCAGACCGGCACCGCAGGCAGCGATCTGATGATGGCCAGCGCCGCCACCACCGCGCTGGAAGGCGGCGCAGGCGACGACATCCTGATCGCCGGCAGCGCGCCCTTGCGCATGACCGGCGGCCCGGGCGCCGACATCTTTGTCGCCCGCGAAGTGAACGGCAAGATCACGGTCAGCGATTTCGAGCCCGGCATCGATCAGCTGGACCTGTCCTTCCTGGGCATGATCCGCAGCACCTTGCAACTGGGCTTTCGCCCGCAGGTCTGGGGCATCCAGATATTCTATGGAAATTCGGTGATCTGGGTGCGGACCCGGGATGGCACCCCCCTGCAGGCCAGCGACTTCGACAACTCGCTTTTCCCCATCAGCCATTACGACCCACCGGACATGCGCACGAAAATCCTTGGCACCATCCGCGACGACATCCTCAGGGCCAGCAAGCTGGGCTCGCTGATCTATGGCTATGCCGGCAACGACCTGTTGCTGGGCGATGCCGGCGCCGACATCCTCGATGGCGGGGGCGGAAACGACACCCTTTCGGGCGGCGCGGGCAGCGACCGGCTGCTGGGCGGCGCCGGCGACGACCGCCTGTCGGGTGGCGAGGGCGCCGACACCCTTTTCGGCCAGGACGGGCAGGACACCTTGCTCGGCGGGCTGGGCAACGATTTCCTATATGGCGGCAACGGCAATGACCTGCTGCTGGGCGAGGGCGGAAATGACGTGCTCGAGGATCTTTACGGCCACAACACCCTGTCGGGGGGCGACGGCAATGATCGGCTGATTACCGGCCCCGGCCACGACAACCTGAATGGCGGTCCCGGCAACGACTATCTGTCGGGCGGTGCCGGGCATGACAGCCTTTATGGCAGCCTGGGCAATGACACGCTTGACGGCGGACCCGGCAACGACCTGCTGGAAGGCGGCGACGGCGCCAGCCTGCTGCGTGGCGGCACGGGCAACGACTTCCTGCGCGGCGGCAGCGGCAACGACACCCTGTTCGGCGGACCCGACCATGACACGCTATATGGCCAGGGCGGCAACGATTTCCTGAATGCCGAGGATGGCAACGACCTGCTTTTCGGCGGCGCCGGCGACGACACGCTGTTCGGCAGCACGGGCGAGGATACGCTTTATGGCGATGCCGGCAACGACAAGCTTTATGGCGGCGCGGGCAATGACACGCTTTATGGCGGCGCGGGCAGCGATTCGCTTTACGGCGATCTGGGCAACGACATCCTGCGCGGCGGCGACATGGCAGACTGGCTTTACGGCCAGGCCGGCAATGACACGCTGATGGGCGATGGCGGCAACGACTATCTCAGCGGCGGCGATGGCAATGACGCGCTGATCGGCGATATCGGTAATGACACGCTGGAAGGCGGGGCCGGCAACGACCTGCTGAACGGGGGCGCGGGTAACGACGTGCTGAACGGCGCCGCCGGACAGGATACCCTGACCGCCGGCGATGGCGACGACCTGCTCAATGGTGGGGCCGACAACGATATCCTGTTCGGCAGCGCCGGGCGCGACACATTGGAAGGTGGTGCGGGCAGCGACACCCTGTCGGGCGGCGCCGATGCTGATGTTTTCCTGTTCCGCGCCAGTGCGATGGACGGCAGCACCGACGTGATCAACGACTTTACCCGCGGCAGCGACAAGCTCGGCTTTGCGGGGCTGGGGCTCAGCTATATCGGCAGCAGCGCCTTTTCAGGCTCCTTGCAGCTGCGTGTGGAGACCGTCTCAGCCGGCGTGCAGCAGGTGCAGGTCGACATGAACGGCGATGGGCTGGCAGACCTGACCGTGCGCCTTGCCCTGGGAACGGCGCTGGATGCCTCGGATCTGCTGCTTTAGCCGTCGGCGCGGGCAGTAGCGCAGATTTGAATGCAAATGCTGGCCTTGGGGCGCGACTGCATGTAACAACTGCGCGGATACGCTAACAGCGAAAGCGCAAGGCTGTGACCACTCCGACCTCGCCCAGCCGGGGATCCCCGACCCAGCCCGCAGCCACGGCCGCAGAATCGCAGGCGCCAGCCCGGGCCACGCCGGCACAAGCCGATCCCCCGTCGCAATCCGGCGCGAAGCGTCCGTTTCAAACGCAATCGGCCCTCGGCGCCGGGCCAACAGAGGCAAAACCCGCCGCAGTGAACCCGACGACGGCAAAGCCGGCGGCCGCAAGACCCGCCCCGTCGGCGCCCGCCGCAGCGGGCGCGACGCCCGCCAAGCGCCCGGTCCCGGCGCAGCCCCCGGCCAAGACGGCTGCGGCCCAGCCGGCCCCGATCCGCGTGCAGCCGATGCCGGCCCCGGCGACCCCCACGCCGCCGCCGACACCACTCCGCGCCCCTGCCGCGATCGCACAGCCGCGCCGGCGTCACTGGCTGATGCTGATTTCTTTCCTGCTTATGGTGGTGCTGCCGACAATCCTTTGGGCGTGGTATCTCTGGGCGCGGGCCAGCGATCAGTATGTCTCGACGGTCGGTTTCTCGGTCCGAAAGGAACAGTCCACCCCAAGCCTTGAGATGCTGGGCGGCCTGCTGCCCTTTACCGGCAGCAGCGGGGCGCTGGATACCGACATCCTGTATGAATACATCCGTAGCCAGGACATGGTCGAAAAGATCGATCAGCAACTGGGCCTGCGGGCGCGCTTTTCCCGCGAATGGCCGCATGACTTCGTCTTTGCCTTCGACCCCGACGGGCATATCGAGGATCTGACGGATTACTGGCAGCGCCAGGTCAAGGTGCTTTACGACAACTCGACCCAGCTCATCACGCTGAATGTCGCGGCCTTCAGCGCCGAAGATGCCCAGGCCATCGCGGCGGCGGTGTTCCAGGCCAGTTCCGAAAAGATCAACGAACTGTCGACCATTGCCCGGGACGACGCCACGCGCCTGGCCAAGATGGAACTGGACAAGGCACGCGATGAACTGACGCGCACCCGTCAGGCGATGACCGCCTATCGGATGAAATCGCAGATCGTCGATCCGCAGGCCGATCTGGCCGGGCAGATGGGCGTGCTGAGCGGGTTGCAGGCGCAGTTGGCCGAAGCCCTGGTCGCCCATGACCTGCTGGTGGAAAATGCTCCGTCGACGGACCACCGCGTCACCCAGTCGCAGCAGAAGATCGATGCCCTGCGCCGGCTGATCGACGCGGAACGCAGCAAGTTCGGCGTCGCCGGTCAGGGGCCCGCAGGCGAAAGCTATGCCGAGCTGATGGCCGAATACGAAAAACTGGCCGTGGACCGCGAATTTGCCGAAGGCGCCTATCGCTCGGCCCGCATCGCCTATGAGGCATCGATGGCCGAGGCGCAGCGCCAGTCCCGTTATCTGGCCGCGCAT from Paracoccus sp. SMMA_5_TC includes these protein-coding regions:
- the rfbD gene encoding dTDP-4-dehydrorhamnose reductase — protein: MTRLLVFGRSGQVARELQHLAPDALYLDRQAADLSDPAACAALIADADCNMVINAAAYTAVDRAESEPELAHAVNAAAPTAMAAACVRRAIPFLHLSTDYVFAGEGQRPWREGDPTGPLGVYGASKLAGEQGIAAQGGQWAVLRTSWVFSAHGNNFVRTMLRLGGERDELRVVADQHGGPTPARDVAAACLTMAQAMLARPDAGGIYHLSGAPDTTWADFAREIMAQSGLNCRISDIVTADYPTPARRPANSRLDCAAIARDFGIARPDWRLGLRHVLQELTHDR
- the rfbB gene encoding dTDP-glucose 4,6-dehydratase, producing MKILVTGGAGFIGSAVVRLAVARGHQVVNLDALTYAANPENVASVAQSPLYAFEQVDIRDRQALDAVLARHQPQAIMHLAAESHVDRSIDGPGAFVETNVTGTYHLLEAARAYWQGRGRPDDFRFHHISTDEVFGSLGESGKFTEDTPYDPRSPYSASKAASDHLVRAWHETYGLPVVLTNCSNNYGPYHFPEKLVPVVILNALHGRPIPVYGDGGNVRDWLYVEDHADALLLVLERGQIGRSYNIGGENEARNIDLVRTICAEMDRLRPQGAPHDRLITFVADRPGHDRRYAIDPGRIRDELGWRPSVTVEEGLRRTVAWYLDNESWWRPLLSRQGVGERLGRG
- the rfbC gene encoding dTDP-4-dehydrorhamnose 3,5-epimerase, whose amino-acid sequence is MQIEKTPLPGVLVLTPRRFGDARGFFAETWNRRTLAEAGLDLPEFVQDNHSMSATCGTLRGLHFQAPPHAQGKLVRCGRGRLFDVAVDIRRGSPTYGRWHGEELSFENGRQLWVPAGFLHGFVTRAEDTEIIYKCSDYYAPDCDGAVAWNSVGIDWGLTQAPILSPRDAAAPALADFHSPFVYQGPFDYEARL
- a CDS encoding calcium-binding protein, which encodes MRYTHVATYIGSQGSFVTGVTDLLLRTDTNGLVLYSVTRLGGGMAAYRIADPDQGLTMLSARAYSPLLRYAGAPEISVIDLGVGATLFSPGLINAMGQGAVLAPDGGFGSTVYFQGAGRLPAGVIHLGQFQTSGGKFLYSARDGQMAVDIWRLGAGDSLTLVATAKLPQNGIKGAEISDITVVTLADRSYLLAVSAMGNQILSQQIGVDGRLGPLQITGADRGLGMNQPSHIAVLQVGGVPYVVVASAQSSSLTTFRLTYDGELQPIDHVIDELGTRFQAATAMATLMLDGRAFIFVGGGDDGLSIFTLLPDGRLLHLQTLIDTDGQTLADVSAISAAVVNGRIVLLVASHTEAGLTQFVFEPGPIGLTRVVGADVQTGTAGSDLMMASAATTALEGGAGDDILIAGSAPLRMTGGPGADIFVAREVNGKITVSDFEPGIDQLDLSFLGMIRSTLQLGFRPQVWGIQIFYGNSVIWVRTRDGTPLQASDFDNSLFPISHYDPPDMRTKILGTIRDDILRASKLGSLIYGYAGNDLLLGDAGADILDGGGGNDTLSGGAGSDRLLGGAGDDRLSGGEGADTLFGQDGQDTLLGGLGNDFLYGGNGNDLLLGEGGNDVLEDLYGHNTLSGGDGNDRLITGPGHDNLNGGPGNDYLSGGAGHDSLYGSLGNDTLDGGPGNDLLEGGDGASLLRGGTGNDFLRGGSGNDTLFGGPDHDTLYGQGGNDFLNAEDGNDLLFGGAGDDTLFGSTGEDTLYGDAGNDKLYGGAGNDTLYGGAGSDSLYGDLGNDILRGGDMADWLYGQAGNDTLMGDGGNDYLSGGDGNDALIGDIGNDTLEGGAGNDLLNGGAGNDVLNGAAGQDTLTAGDGDDLLNGGADNDILFGSAGRDTLEGGAGSDTLSGGADADVFLFRASAMDGSTDVINDFTRGSDKLGFAGLGLSYIGSSAFSGSLQLRVETVSAGVQQVQVDMNGDGLADLTVRLALGTALDASDLLL
- a CDS encoding capsule biosynthesis protein: MLISFLLMVVLPTILWAWYLWARASDQYVSTVGFSVRKEQSTPSLEMLGGLLPFTGSSGALDTDILYEYIRSQDMVEKIDQQLGLRARFSREWPHDFVFAFDPDGHIEDLTDYWQRQVKVLYDNSTQLITLNVAAFSAEDAQAIAAAVFQASSEKINELSTIARDDATRLAKMELDKARDELTRTRQAMTAYRMKSQIVDPQADLAGQMGVLSGLQAQLAEALVAHDLLVENAPSTDHRVTQSQQKIDALRRLIDAERSKFGVAGQGPAGESYAELMAEYEKLAVDREFAEGAYRSARIAYEASMAEAQRQSRYLAAHIQPKVAQSSTAPNRPWLLFVVAAMLLTGWSILVLIYYSIRDRG